The following coding sequences lie in one Microvirga sp. 17 mud 1-3 genomic window:
- a CDS encoding ABC transporter permease, with the protein MKTAPRFRPNAALMVGGILTAFLIGTALLSLVWTPEPPTRVRIALRLKGPLEAGLLGTDHFGRDVASLLMAGAWNSLAIAWPAVLLGAAIGTAIGSAAAAWRGIADEIAMRASDVVFAFPAVLSAIMIGALVGSGPTAAILAIAVFNIPVFARVTRGVALQIWTLDYIAAARALGKPPLRITLEDVIPNIAGALIVQVTIQLALAILTEAGLSYLGLGVRPPNPSWGRMLSDAQTYLSQAPHLAIAPGLAIALSVLGLNLLGDGLRDALDPTLRGRSAPA; encoded by the coding sequence ATGAAAACCGCTCCGCGCTTTCGCCCGAATGCTGCTCTCATGGTCGGCGGCATCCTGACGGCCTTTCTCATCGGGACCGCTCTCCTGTCCCTCGTCTGGACGCCGGAGCCGCCCACGCGCGTGCGCATCGCCCTGCGGCTGAAAGGGCCGCTGGAGGCCGGCCTCCTCGGCACCGATCATTTCGGCCGCGACGTCGCTTCCCTACTCATGGCCGGGGCCTGGAACTCACTTGCCATCGCCTGGCCGGCAGTGCTTCTGGGGGCCGCTATCGGCACCGCCATCGGCTCCGCGGCCGCGGCCTGGAGGGGTATCGCGGACGAGATCGCCATGCGCGCCTCGGACGTGGTCTTCGCCTTTCCGGCAGTCCTGTCCGCCATCATGATTGGCGCGCTCGTCGGCTCAGGACCGACGGCTGCCATCCTGGCGATTGCGGTGTTCAACATCCCGGTGTTCGCCCGCGTGACGCGCGGCGTCGCCCTCCAGATCTGGACGCTCGACTACATCGCGGCCGCGCGGGCGCTCGGCAAACCGCCCCTGCGCATCACCCTGGAGGATGTGATCCCCAATATCGCGGGCGCGCTCATCGTCCAGGTGACGATCCAGCTCGCCCTCGCGATCCTGACTGAGGCTGGCCTCAGCTATCTCGGCCTCGGCGTGCGCCCGCCGAATCCGAGCTGGGGCCGCATGCTGAGCGACGCGCAGACCTATCTCTCCCAGGCGCCGCACCTCGCCATCGCGCCGGGCCTCGCCATTGCGCTGTCGGTGCTGGGACTCAACCTGCTCGGCGACGGCCTGCGGGACGCCCTCGACCCGACCCTACGCGGGCGCAGCGCACCCGCCTGA
- a CDS encoding LLM class flavin-dependent oxidoreductase, whose protein sequence is MPPLSVLDLAPVPQGATPAQALRNTLDLAQHAERWGYNRFWLAEHHNMVGIASAATSVVIAHVAGGTQRIRVGAGGIMLPNHSPLVIAEQFGTLEALFPGRIDLGLGRAPGTDQLTLRALRRDPLSADTFPQDVLELQALLGPLQPVQAVQAVPGTGSNVPLWILGSSLFGAQLAAMLGLPYAFASHFAPGALMQALQVYRERFQPSKQLDRPYAMVGLNVIAAETDEEARRLFTSPQQQFTNLFRGTRGQLQPPIDDIESYWTPSEKAQAMNMLSCSIVGAPDTVRAGLADFIAKTQADELIVASAIFDHGKRLRSYEILADVHKALNRELAPAG, encoded by the coding sequence ATGCCGCCCCTTTCGGTTCTCGATCTCGCGCCCGTTCCCCAGGGAGCCACACCTGCGCAGGCCCTGCGCAATACGCTCGATCTGGCGCAGCACGCGGAACGATGGGGCTACAACCGCTTCTGGCTGGCGGAGCACCATAACATGGTGGGCATCGCGAGCGCCGCGACCAGCGTCGTGATCGCTCACGTGGCGGGCGGCACGCAGCGGATCCGCGTGGGAGCCGGGGGCATCATGCTGCCGAACCATTCGCCCCTCGTCATCGCCGAGCAGTTCGGCACCCTGGAGGCCCTGTTCCCGGGCCGGATCGATCTCGGTCTCGGGCGCGCACCCGGTACCGATCAGCTGACCCTGAGAGCCCTCCGTCGGGACCCGCTGAGCGCCGACACCTTCCCGCAGGACGTGCTTGAACTGCAGGCGCTCCTCGGGCCACTCCAGCCGGTGCAGGCCGTGCAGGCCGTGCCTGGGACCGGCAGCAACGTGCCGCTCTGGATTCTCGGTTCGAGCCTGTTCGGCGCGCAGCTCGCGGCCATGCTGGGACTGCCTTACGCCTTCGCGTCGCATTTTGCGCCCGGTGCGCTCATGCAGGCGCTCCAGGTCTATCGGGAGCGCTTCCAGCCTTCGAAACAGCTCGACCGGCCCTACGCGATGGTGGGCCTCAACGTGATTGCGGCCGAGACGGACGAGGAGGCGCGCCGCCTCTTCACCTCGCCGCAGCAGCAATTCACCAACCTGTTCCGCGGCACCCGCGGCCAGCTGCAGCCGCCCATCGACGATATCGAGAGCTACTGGACCCCGTCCGAGAAGGCCCAGGCCATGAACATGCTCTCCTGCTCGATTGTCGGCGCGCCGGACACGGTCCGCGCAGGGCTTGCGGATTTCATCGCGAAGACGCAGGCGGACGAGCTGATCGTCGCCTCGGCGATCTTCGACCACGGCAAGCGCCTGCGCTCCTACGAGATCCTAGCGGACGTGCATAAGGCGCTGAACCGTGAGCTTGCGCCTGCCGGATGA